One Thomasclavelia spiroformis DSM 1552 DNA window includes the following coding sequences:
- a CDS encoding glycosyltransferase → MIIAFFSNYLSHHQLPFSEEMNKIRDCEYYFISCEPFNDERIKLGWKSENKKNYELRPYESQEDYIKAKKLALDCDIMIWGSASYEYIKIRKKSGKIYFRYSERLLKSGIKKSILSLNFIRYIKLNILLRSKNAYLLSASAYAPFDYKITMGKFANMYKWGYFPETKQYESIDNLILNKDKISILWTGRLIEWKHPEFAIELSKKLKDNGVEFNLNIIGDGPLKIQLSEMIKHFNLKAEIHLLGAMTTEEVRMYMEKSKFFLFTSDYNEGWGAVLNEAMNSGCVVFSSDAIGSTKYLIEDGINGFEYCDGNMDDLINKFKCIYNDIEKSHEIGKNAYLTIKTKWSAKESALRFFKLCQCVTADKNYNIKDGPLSKAKVIIPKKIW, encoded by the coding sequence ATGATAATTGCATTTTTTTCAAATTATTTATCACATCATCAATTACCATTTTCAGAAGAAATGAATAAGATTAGAGATTGTGAATATTATTTTATTTCATGTGAACCATTTAATGATGAAAGAATTAAATTAGGATGGAAAAGTGAAAATAAAAAAAATTATGAGTTGCGTCCATACGAATCACAAGAAGACTATATTAAAGCAAAGAAATTAGCATTAGATTGCGATATAATGATTTGGGGATCAGCCAGTTATGAATATATAAAAATTCGAAAGAAGAGTGGAAAAATATATTTTAGATATTCAGAAAGACTTTTAAAATCAGGGATAAAAAAAAGTATTTTATCATTAAATTTTATACGATATATTAAATTAAATATATTACTAAGAAGTAAAAATGCTTATTTATTAAGTGCTAGTGCGTATGCACCTTTTGACTATAAAATTACTATGGGAAAATTTGCTAATATGTATAAATGGGGTTATTTTCCTGAGACAAAACAGTATGAAAGTATTGATAACTTAATTTTAAACAAAGATAAAATATCTATTTTATGGACAGGTCGTTTAATTGAGTGGAAACATCCAGAGTTTGCAATAGAATTATCAAAAAAATTAAAAGATAATGGAGTTGAATTTAATTTAAATATTATTGGTGATGGGCCATTAAAAATTCAACTCTCTGAAATGATTAAACATTTTAATTTGAAAGCAGAAATTCATTTACTTGGTGCTATGACTACTGAGGAAGTAAGGATGTATATGGAAAAAAGTAAGTTTTTTTTATTCACATCTGATTATAATGAGGGATGGGGTGCTGTATTAAATGAGGCAATGAATAGTGGATGTGTTGTATTCAGTAGTGATGCAATAGGTTCTACAAAATACTTGATTGAAGATGGAATTAATGGTTTTGAATATTGTGATGGAAATATGGATGATTTAATAAATAAGTTTAAATGCATATATAATGACATAGAAAAAAGTCATGAGATTGGCAAAAATGCATATTTGACAATTAAAACAAAATGGTCTGCTAAAGAATCGGCATTAAGATTTTTTAAACTATGTCAATGTGTAACGGCAGATAAAAATTATAATATAAAGGATGGACCGTTAAGTAAAGCCAAAGTAATTATACCAAAAAAGATATGGTAA
- a CDS encoding glycosyltransferase family 2 protein gives MNTPLISIIVPVYNVQKHLRRCLDSIIQQTYENFECILINDGSTDGSGEICDEIAKQDKRFIVIHQQNAGLSVARNNALLMAKGDYVSFVDSDDYILPQYLNSLLNAIISTDSDISKCDYFRGKLTKDKDTYDVSVVNSKKFTREVLLDKVGSQLWQYMYKKSLWNDIVSPAGRYAQDMMILHKITNRAKKIAVIDQKLYFYYIDRNDSTSNDSKKKVKGAFDRAIAFKNRYLFAKEFGYEDCCNKLIKNVMDFYNNALTLKKHTNDLYLDDMKDLSSFLKQELKFQQQNKEIGFKYILLGYLLGYSPNMYCRLKGKSE, from the coding sequence ATGAATACCCCTCTAATTAGTATTATAGTACCTGTTTATAATGTTCAAAAGCATTTAAGAAGATGCTTAGATAGTATTATCCAACAGACATATGAAAATTTTGAATGTATTCTTATTAATGATGGTTCGACAGATGGAAGTGGTGAAATTTGTGATGAGATTGCTAAACAAGATAAAAGATTTATTGTTATACATCAGCAAAATGCAGGATTATCTGTTGCGAGAAATAATGCTCTCTTAATGGCCAAAGGTGATTATGTTTCATTTGTTGATAGTGATGACTATATTTTACCACAATATCTTAATAGCTTATTGAATGCAATTATAAGTACCGATTCAGATATTTCTAAATGTGATTATTTTAGAGGAAAACTTACGAAGGATAAGGATACTTACGATGTTTCGGTAGTAAATTCTAAAAAATTTACGAGAGAAGTTTTATTGGATAAGGTTGGAAGTCAGCTTTGGCAATATATGTACAAAAAATCACTTTGGAATGACATAGTTAGTCCAGCAGGAAGGTATGCTCAAGATATGATGATATTGCATAAAATTACAAATAGAGCAAAAAAAATAGCTGTAATTGATCAAAAACTATATTTTTATTATATCGATAGGAATGACAGTACATCAAATGATTCCAAAAAAAAGGTGAAAGGAGCTTTTGATCGAGCAATTGCATTTAAAAATAGATATTTATTTGCAAAGGAGTTCGGTTATGAAGATTGTTGTAATAAGCTAATAAAAAATGTAATGGATTTTTATAATAATGCGTTAACATTAAAAAAACATACAAATGATTTATATTTAGATGATATGAAAGATTTATCATCATTTTTAAAACAAGAATTAAAATTTCAACAACAAAATAAAGAAATAGGATTTAAGTACATACTTCTTGGTTATCTATTAGGCTACTCACCTAACATGTATTGTAGATTGAAAGGAAAATCAGAATGA